A stretch of the Poseidonibacter parvus genome encodes the following:
- a CDS encoding 2-isopropylmalate synthase codes for MDKNRIIVFDTTLRDGEQSPGCSMNTEEKIKIALQLEKLGVDVIEAGFAAASPGDFDAVSRIAERVSNSSICSLSRAIDNDIKQSGLAVQKAAKHRIHTFIATSPIHMKYKLKMSEEEVIKRAVHAVEYARTFVDDVEFSLEDAGRSEIPFMKEVMDAVIAAGASTINLPDTVGYRLPHELGAMVKELSDFAGDRAIISVHNHNDLGLATANTLDAVMNGARQIEVTINGLGERAGNSALEEAVMAIKTRRDAFGDLYTGINTAEIYPTSRLVATITGVEPQQNKAIVGKNAFSHESGIHQDGVLKHQETYEIMKPEDVGVFKDSTLILGKHSGRAAFRDKIEHLGFDKVTDEELNAAFERFKILADKKKDVSDDDIRMLITDEALNQDKTYELVGLQISDCSNGVPTAAVSIKFQDQIMQDAAIGDGTMDAIFKTIDRLTGYNGELKDYKVTSVSEGKDALAKVTTRVAFDESSPAFVGHGLSIDTMLATAKAYLSALNSYLSQKERLSKQTSHQV; via the coding sequence ATGGACAAAAATAGGATTATAGTATTTGATACAACATTAAGAGATGGAGAACAATCACCTGGTTGTTCAATGAATACAGAAGAAAAAATTAAAATTGCATTACAGTTAGAAAAACTAGGTGTTGATGTTATTGAAGCAGGTTTTGCAGCAGCAAGTCCTGGAGATTTTGATGCAGTTTCAAGAATTGCTGAAAGAGTTTCTAATTCTTCTATTTGTTCACTAAGTCGAGCAATTGATAATGATATCAAACAATCAGGTTTAGCAGTACAAAAAGCAGCTAAACATAGAATTCATACATTTATTGCAACTTCACCAATTCATATGAAATATAAATTAAAAATGAGTGAAGAAGAAGTTATCAAAAGAGCAGTTCATGCAGTAGAATACGCAAGAACTTTTGTTGATGATGTTGAGTTTTCATTAGAAGATGCAGGTAGATCTGAAATTCCTTTTATGAAAGAAGTAATGGACGCAGTAATTGCTGCAGGTGCTTCTACTATTAACTTACCAGATACAGTAGGTTATAGATTACCTCATGAATTAGGTGCAATGGTTAAAGAATTATCTGATTTTGCAGGTGATCGTGCGATTATTTCTGTTCATAATCATAATGACTTAGGATTAGCAACTGCTAATACTTTAGATGCTGTAATGAACGGTGCTAGACAAATTGAAGTTACAATTAATGGATTAGGAGAAAGAGCTGGAAATTCTGCTTTAGAAGAAGCGGTAATGGCTATTAAAACAAGACGTGATGCTTTTGGTGATTTATACACGGGGATTAATACAGCTGAAATTTATCCTACATCGAGATTAGTTGCAACAATTACAGGTGTCGAACCACAACAAAATAAAGCAATTGTTGGAAAAAATGCATTTTCACATGAAAGTGGAATTCATCAAGATGGTGTTTTAAAACATCAAGAAACTTATGAAATCATGAAACCTGAAGATGTTGGAGTATTTAAAGATTCTACATTAATTTTAGGAAAACACTCAGGTCGTGCTGCATTTAGAGATAAAATTGAGCACTTAGGTTTTGATAAAGTTACAGATGAAGAGTTAAATGCTGCTTTTGAAAGATTTAAAATTTTAGCTGATAAGAAAAAAGATGTAAGTGATGATGATATCAGAATGTTAATTACTGATGAAGCATTAAATCAAGATAAAACTTATGAGTTAGTTGGTTTACAAATTTCTGATTGCTCAAACGGTGTTCCAACAGCGGCTGTTTCTATTAAATTCCAAGACCAAATTATGCAAGATGCTGCAATTGGTGATGGAACAATGGATGCAATTTTTAAAACTATTGATAGATTAACAGGATACAACGGTGAACTTAAAGATTATAAAGTTACATCTGTATCTGAAGGTAAAGATGCTTTAGCAAAAGTTACAACTAGAGTTGCTTTTGATGAAAGTTCACCTGCATTTGTTGGTCATGGTTTAAGTATTGATACAATGCTTGCAACTGCAAAAGCATATTTAAGTGCATTAAATTCTTATCTTTCTCAAAAAGAAAGATTATCTAAACAAACTTCTCACCAAGTTTAA
- a CDS encoding DUF1538 domain-containing protein, with product MMQFNFFLKLLRESFRDLIPIIVVILFFQLAIIQAVPEGWVNTAIGLGIVGVGLAIFLQGLEIGVFPVGEGLARDFAKSGWTTWILIFGFLIGFGTTIAEPALAVIADKAASISSGRIDASVLRFVVAGSVGFAILLGVFRIIKGHPIHYYIIAGYILVVTVTFFAPPEIIGLSYDLGGVTTSTVTVPLVAALGIGLASNIKGRNPVIDGFGLIAFASLTPMIFVQIYGIAVYNLVDAQDVANVVVKAAISSPTDITFESILYGIASVIKDVIPILAIILFFQYGVLKKPIQNLKTVFLGFALVIIGLYAFILGLEMGLFSLGETMAYQLTKRDSVFVIYAFAFAIGFSTTMAEPALMAIAKKAKDISDGKINDFALRLFVALGVAIGIALGAFRIVDGGHIHYYIIVGYLIVILLTFIAPKYIIPIAYDSGGVTTSTVTVPLVAALGIGLATNIEGRSPLIDGFGLIAFASLFPMITVMVYGILTEKFGVKSDTQIEQEDLLHDNLADAENMDLATVNIDGSTTRHSLSLEFSAVVVIVPVDKKLDAIQAAHKAGASGVTVLRADGIGLEEMANFYRTSFEANDTLLLFLLPKYLVNEVVKQIIHSLHITTSGKGIAFAFPLTHMKGISLSKEDIFKEQAYQVNLNKDEPISCLDEEHEDNNETSTKPSTITK from the coding sequence ATGATGCAGTTTAACTTCTTTTTAAAACTTTTAAGAGAATCTTTTAGGGATTTAATTCCAATTATTGTTGTGATTTTATTTTTCCAGTTAGCAATTATTCAAGCTGTACCAGAAGGTTGGGTAAATACTGCAATTGGTTTAGGTATTGTAGGTGTGGGACTTGCAATATTTTTACAAGGTCTTGAAATTGGTGTTTTCCCTGTTGGTGAAGGATTAGCAAGGGATTTTGCAAAATCTGGATGGACAACTTGGATTTTAATATTTGGTTTTTTAATTGGTTTTGGTACCACTATAGCAGAGCCTGCACTTGCTGTAATTGCAGATAAGGCAGCTTCAATTTCAAGTGGAAGAATTGATGCAAGTGTCCTTAGATTTGTAGTTGCTGGTTCTGTTGGTTTTGCAATTTTATTAGGTGTATTTAGGATTATTAAAGGTCATCCTATCCATTACTATATCATTGCTGGATATATTTTAGTAGTTACAGTTACATTTTTTGCACCTCCTGAAATTATTGGATTATCTTATGATTTAGGTGGAGTTACAACTTCAACTGTAACAGTACCTTTAGTAGCAGCTCTAGGTATTGGTTTAGCCTCAAATATTAAAGGAAGAAATCCTGTAATTGATGGTTTTGGTCTTATTGCTTTTGCTTCATTAACACCAATGATATTTGTTCAAATTTACGGAATTGCAGTATATAATCTAGTAGATGCACAAGATGTTGCAAATGTTGTGGTTAAAGCTGCTATTTCTTCACCTACAGATATTACATTTGAATCTATTCTTTATGGAATAGCATCAGTAATTAAAGATGTAATTCCTATTTTAGCAATTATCCTTTTCTTTCAATATGGTGTATTAAAAAAACCTATTCAAAATCTTAAAACAGTATTTTTAGGTTTTGCACTTGTAATTATCGGATTATATGCCTTTATTTTAGGTCTTGAAATGGGTCTATTCTCACTTGGTGAGACAATGGCTTATCAATTAACAAAAAGAGATTCTGTATTTGTAATTTATGCTTTTGCATTTGCTATTGGTTTTTCTACAACTATGGCAGAACCAGCTCTTATGGCTATTGCAAAAAAAGCAAAAGACATTTCAGATGGTAAAATCAATGATTTTGCACTAAGATTATTCGTAGCACTTGGTGTTGCTATTGGTATTGCTTTAGGAGCATTTAGAATTGTTGATGGTGGTCATATTCACTACTATATTATTGTTGGATACTTAATTGTTATTCTTCTTACTTTTATAGCTCCTAAATATATTATTCCAATTGCTTATGATTCAGGAGGAGTTACAACTTCAACAGTAACAGTTCCTCTTGTAGCTGCTCTTGGTATTGGACTAGCAACTAATATTGAAGGAAGAAGCCCTTTAATTGATGGTTTTGGTCTTATTGCTTTTGCTTCATTATTTCCAATGATTACTGTTATGGTATATGGAATTTTAACTGAAAAATTTGGTGTTAAATCAGATACTCAAATTGAGCAAGAAGATTTACTTCATGATAATTTAGCTGATGCTGAAAATATGGACTTAGCAACTGTTAATATTGATGGTTCAACTACAAGACACTCTTTATCTTTAGAGTTTTCAGCTGTTGTTGTAATAGTTCCTGTTGATAAAAAACTTGATGCAATTCAAGCTGCACATAAAGCAGGAGCATCTGGTGTTACGGTTTTAAGAGCAGATGGAATTGGACTTGAAGAAATGGCAAACTTCTATCGAACATCTTTTGAAGCAAATGATACTTTACTATTGTTCTTACTTCCAAAATATTTAGTAAATGAAGTTGTAAAACAAATTATTCATTCATTGCATATTACAACAAGTGGAAAAGGTATTGCTTTTGCCTTTCCATTAACACATATGAAAGGTATTTCTTTATCAAAAGAAGATATATTTAAAGAACAAGCTTATCAAGTAAACCTAAATAAAGATGAACCAATCTCTTGTTTAGATGAAGAACATGAGGATAATAATGAAACAAGTACAAAACCTTCAACAATTACAAAATAG
- a CDS encoding thioredoxin family protein: protein MKQVQNLQQLQNSINTGAPVLVYFSGENCSVCKVLKPKIEEEIKKNFPLFETYEVKTDIHKEITSHFTVFSIPTMLVFFDKKEFFRKGRNMSVSMFIEELKRPYDLMTK, encoded by the coding sequence ATGAAACAAGTACAAAACCTTCAACAATTACAAAATAGTATTAATACAGGTGCTCCTGTATTAGTATATTTTTCAGGAGAAAACTGTTCTGTTTGTAAGGTTTTAAAACCAAAAATAGAAGAAGAGATAAAAAAGAATTTCCCATTATTTGAAACTTATGAAGTTAAAACAGATATACATAAAGAAATTACAAGTCATTTTACGGTATTTTCTATACCTACAATGTTGGTATTTTTTGATAAAAAAGAGTTTTTTAGAAAAGGTCGTAATATGTCAGTTTCTATGTTTATTGAAGAATTAAAAAGACCATATGATTTAATGACAAAATAG
- a CDS encoding heme-binding domain-containing protein, protein MKRTLLIFLIVFIVMQFIQTEQSNEAIVKDNEIKAPLEVFTILKQSCYDCHSDNVKWPWYSKIAPASWIISSHVNSGRDALNFSQWETYTKEEKEKELKDIYRTVYAVMPLPSYIWLHPEADLTKEQRSLIRKWTGVRK, encoded by the coding sequence ATGAAAAGAACACTTCTTATTTTTTTAATTGTATTTATAGTAATGCAGTTTATTCAAACAGAACAATCAAATGAAGCTATTGTTAAAGATAATGAAATAAAAGCTCCTTTAGAGGTTTTTACTATCTTAAAACAGTCTTGTTATGATTGTCATTCAGATAATGTAAAATGGCCTTGGTACTCAAAAATTGCACCTGCGTCTTGGATTATAAGTTCACATGTAAATAGTGGAAGAGATGCATTAAATTTCTCACAATGGGAAACATATACAAAAGAAGAAAAAGAAAAAGAACTAAAAGATATATATAGAACGGTTTACGCAGTAATGCCATTACCAAGTTATATTTGGCTTCATCCTGAAGCAGATTTAACAAAAGAACAAAGAAGTTTAATTAGAAAATGGACTGGGGTTAGAAAGTAA